One uncultured Gellertiella sp. genomic window carries:
- a CDS encoding IS30 family transposase, with translation MGQHYQHFSAFERNFLQSRLNMGNTQAWIALALGRSRSTVSREVRRNAPPASPSHLCYDAGIASRASLSRRRRGLVRLAEGTALRETVFRQIRLGWSPQQISGRLKHMDEPETVAHETIYRAIYILPKGELRKQLIGLLRQGHKLRRPRAQGKDRRGSLPGMVSVHARPASVLTRELPGDWEGDLIKGAGNASCIGTLAERKTRYVILTKMKDASADAALAGFSRGLSRVPQAMRTSMTYDQGKEMAQRTELAKRLNIKVYFCDPHSPWQRPTNENTNGLIRQYLPKGIDLSIYSQKDLDKIADSLNNRPRQTLGFRTPLEAYQTEISNQPVALQK, from the coding sequence ATGGGTCAGCATTATCAGCATTTTAGCGCTTTTGAGCGCAACTTTCTCCAGAGCCGTTTGAATATGGGCAACACGCAGGCGTGGATCGCTCTGGCTCTTGGCCGGTCGCGATCGACTGTGTCTCGGGAGGTTCGCCGTAACGCGCCGCCAGCGTCGCCTTCTCACTTATGCTATGACGCGGGCATTGCTTCCAGAGCCTCTTTGTCGCGCCGCCGTCGCGGACTGGTCAGGCTTGCGGAAGGGACGGCCTTGCGGGAGACTGTTTTCAGGCAGATACGTCTGGGCTGGTCCCCGCAGCAGATTTCCGGCAGGTTAAAGCACATGGACGAGCCCGAGACAGTGGCGCACGAGACGATTTACCGGGCGATCTACATCCTGCCGAAAGGCGAATTGCGCAAGCAACTCATAGGCTTGCTTCGACAGGGGCATAAATTGCGCCGCCCCCGCGCTCAAGGCAAGGACCGGCGCGGCAGCCTGCCTGGCATGGTGTCGGTGCATGCGCGTCCGGCGTCCGTGCTGACCCGTGAACTGCCCGGCGACTGGGAGGGTGACCTGATCAAGGGCGCCGGAAATGCCAGTTGCATCGGCACGCTGGCCGAACGCAAAACCCGCTATGTCATTCTGACGAAGATGAAGGATGCCAGCGCGGATGCAGCACTTGCCGGGTTCTCGCGCGGCCTGTCGCGTGTCCCTCAAGCGATGCGCACCAGCATGACCTACGACCAGGGAAAAGAAATGGCTCAGCGCACCGAGCTGGCTAAGCGGCTGAATATAAAAGTGTATTTCTGCGATCCGCATAGCCCGTGGCAGCGACCCACCAACGAAAATACCAATGGCCTGATCCGCCAGTATCTGCCAAAAGGCATCGATCTCAGCATCTACTCCCAGAAGGACCTCGACAAAATCGCCGACAGCCTCAATAATCGACCAAGACAAACACTCGGATTCAGAACACCCCTCGAAGCCTATCAAACCGAAATCTCAAACCAGCCTGTTGCACTTCAGAAATGA
- a CDS encoding helix-turn-helix domain-containing protein, with protein MLPVPFIISLILVVVLVRFSFSAEKRIGVLPRVVLLVLAVQSVLIGLRWGYHLKIVWPVQSVLAAMIPSLMWLALNSMVSGTNWKMTPLSWFQIVAPPVLILLAPLANSEGVDVLISALFVGYGMALLYTTFKDDIEWLDRIPFQSMVSTNTVFRSAGLVLISSALVDLVIVYDMAANAGNYSAEIVGISSLLMIIILSASIALIDRLTYEAAEPCETDSADTKPPAGLPEMDGRSAAEMQALFSETLTRLDALMISKRVYRDPNLSLDRLARKLVVPARQISAAINSQRAMNVPQYVNMFRVMEACELLSNNSAQITEVIFDAGFQTKSNFNREFQRIVGMSPSEWRRSRTADAMPKAMESFLSELRSNQDIVQQDAGALFPKTLNQVMHH; from the coding sequence ATGTTGCCGGTACCTTTCATCATTTCTCTGATTCTAGTCGTGGTTCTGGTTCGCTTTTCCTTTTCTGCGGAAAAGCGCATTGGCGTTCTGCCGCGGGTTGTGCTGCTTGTCCTCGCAGTTCAGTCGGTGTTGATCGGATTGCGGTGGGGCTACCATCTCAAAATTGTCTGGCCGGTGCAAAGTGTCCTGGCAGCTATGATCCCGTCTTTGATGTGGCTTGCCTTGAACAGCATGGTTTCCGGCACGAACTGGAAAATGACTCCGCTTTCCTGGTTTCAGATTGTAGCACCGCCTGTTCTTATCCTGTTGGCTCCGCTTGCCAATTCGGAAGGGGTTGATGTGCTGATCAGCGCCTTGTTCGTCGGCTATGGAATGGCCCTTCTTTATACGACCTTCAAAGACGACATCGAATGGCTAGACCGGATTCCCTTTCAGTCGATGGTCTCCACCAATACGGTCTTCAGGTCCGCAGGACTGGTGCTGATCTCGTCCGCATTGGTTGATCTGGTCATTGTCTATGACATGGCCGCCAATGCCGGTAACTATTCAGCCGAAATTGTCGGCATATCGAGCCTCTTGATGATCATCATCCTGAGTGCTTCCATAGCCCTTATCGACCGCTTAACATATGAGGCTGCCGAGCCCTGTGAGACAGACAGCGCCGATACAAAGCCCCCCGCGGGACTGCCGGAAATGGACGGGCGTTCAGCGGCTGAAATGCAAGCACTGTTTTCCGAAACCCTGACACGGCTTGACGCATTAATGATCTCGAAGCGTGTCTATCGCGATCCTAATCTCAGCCTTGACCGTCTGGCGCGCAAGCTGGTGGTTCCGGCACGGCAAATCTCTGCGGCCATCAACAGCCAGCGTGCGATGAATGTTCCGCAATATGTCAACATGTTCCGCGTGATGGAGGCCTGTGAGCTTCTCAGCAATAACTCCGCCCAGATCACCGAGGTGATCTTCGATGCCGGATTCCAGACCAAATCCAATTTCAACCGCGAGTTCCAGCGCATTGTCGGCATGAGCCCGAGTGAATGGCGCAGGAGCAGGACGGCGGATGCGATGCCGAAAGCCATGGAGTCATTTCTGTCCGAGTTACGATCGAACCAGGATATCGTTCAGCAGGATGCTGGCGCCTTGTTTCCCAAAACGTTGAACCAGGTGATGCACCATTGA
- a CDS encoding AMP-binding protein, whose protein sequence is MENAIGLAYSHATGDLTFATLSASARALAAQIASVQPGDRSPVMIFGHKDRRFLIAYWACLLTGRAAVPNEPDLPPRRLAGVASVTGSTLLIDAQPDGHDAPIGLTDLVLPVPLLTTAPGITHPPIRAADQDTAYILFSTGTTGEPKGIEVTYANLADFVGWMDQMGSDIGNPGCISANVRYCFDVSLFEMWLSWLNLKPMSGLDHGDIWNIGTYLAQFSADDLSIWVSTPTLAAHYVRHQGFCSDTLPALKAMIFCGEVLPKALVRTLFARFPGIRIFNTYGPTECTVAVTCVEITQAHLDADRELPIGSARHGTWLSADADTTGQGEIIIHGTSVGKGYLGASEEQNARFIAPHSYRTGDWGMQDAKGDWYFKGRRDREIKLDGHRIDLNTVEAAIRDCRDVRDVIVAPPEEGSRMGGLRAFVLGIATTEALERLANEAADRLPPHIIPRFWYAQEDCVFNASGKLDRKQVQADMLARGVRHIHTAARKTTAEKAMAIKSEQDAA, encoded by the coding sequence ATGGAAAACGCCATCGGCCTGGCTTACAGCCACGCGACCGGGGATCTGACATTTGCCACACTCAGTGCTTCGGCAAGGGCGCTTGCCGCGCAGATCGCCAGCGTACAGCCTGGCGACCGCAGCCCGGTGATGATTTTCGGCCATAAGGACCGGCGTTTTCTCATCGCCTATTGGGCTTGCCTCCTGACCGGTCGCGCGGCCGTGCCCAACGAGCCGGACCTGCCGCCGCGTCGGCTTGCCGGCGTCGCTTCAGTCACCGGTTCGACACTGTTGATCGATGCGCAACCGGATGGGCATGACGCCCCCATCGGCCTCACCGATCTCGTTTTGCCTGTCCCGCTGCTGACGACGGCACCGGGCATCACGCATCCGCCGATCCGGGCAGCAGATCAGGATACGGCCTATATTCTCTTTTCGACCGGCACCACAGGCGAACCCAAGGGCATTGAGGTCACCTATGCCAATCTTGCCGATTTCGTCGGCTGGATGGACCAAATGGGCAGCGACATCGGCAACCCAGGCTGCATTTCGGCAAATGTGCGCTATTGCTTTGACGTTTCGCTCTTTGAAATGTGGCTGTCCTGGTTGAACCTGAAGCCAATGTCCGGCCTTGACCACGGCGACATCTGGAATATTGGCACATATCTGGCGCAATTTTCCGCCGACGACCTGTCGATCTGGGTGTCAACGCCAACTCTTGCGGCGCATTATGTCCGCCATCAGGGATTTTGCAGCGACACTCTACCCGCACTGAAAGCGATGATCTTTTGCGGCGAGGTCTTGCCCAAAGCGCTGGTCCGCACCTTGTTTGCCCGGTTTCCGGGTATCCGCATCTTCAATACCTATGGCCCGACGGAATGTACCGTTGCCGTGACCTGTGTCGAGATCACGCAGGCGCATCTCGACGCTGACCGCGAGCTGCCGATTGGTTCCGCGCGGCATGGGACCTGGCTTTCCGCCGATGCCGATACCACGGGTCAGGGCGAAATCATCATTCATGGTACCAGTGTCGGCAAAGGCTATCTCGGCGCATCCGAGGAGCAAAACGCCCGGTTTATCGCGCCGCACAGCTACCGTACCGGCGACTGGGGCATGCAGGATGCGAAAGGCGACTGGTATTTTAAGGGCCGTCGCGATCGGGAAATCAAGCTCGACGGTCACCGCATTGACCTCAATACGGTCGAAGCCGCCATCCGTGATTGCCGGGATGTGCGCGATGTGATCGTCGCCCCCCCGGAAGAAGGTTCCCGCATGGGTGGATTGCGCGCATTCGTCCTCGGCATTGCCACAACGGAGGCACTGGAGCGACTGGCAAACGAAGCGGCAGACCGTTTGCCACCGCATATCATACCGCGCTTCTGGTATGCGCAGGAAGACTGCGTCTTTAACGCCAGCGGCAAGCTCGACCGAAAGCAAGTGCAGGCGGATATGCTCGCCCGGGGCGTCCGCCATATTCATACCGCGGCCCGCAAGACCACGGCTGAAAAGGCAATGGCGATCAAAAGCGAACAGGACGCAGCCTGA
- a CDS encoding phosphopantetheine-binding protein — protein MTITIINAILEGITEIAEVPAGLELSASTEFERDLGFDSGNFIELFLLLEEQIPGFTLGSSRLAQEDFQSVENIARFIERRLASAEIAA, from the coding sequence ATGACCATCACCATCATCAATGCAATTCTTGAAGGCATCACCGAAATTGCCGAGGTTCCGGCGGGGCTGGAACTGAGCGCGTCCACCGAATTCGAGCGCGATCTCGGCTTCGACAGCGGTAATTTCATTGAGCTCTTCCTCCTCCTGGAAGAGCAAATTCCTGGGTTTACTCTTGGCTCCTCCCGCCTGGCCCAGGAAGATTTCCAGTCGGTCGAAAATATCGCCCGCTTCATCGAAAGGCGGCTGGCATCTGCGGAGATCGCCGCATGA
- a CDS encoding LLM class flavin-dependent oxidoreductase translates to MILFYTTCPPSTAFEGRDYLAEVGKIARWSEDAGAQGMLIYTDNSLVDPWCVAQAVLGETSRLLPLIAVQPVYAPPFSIAKRIASLACLYGRPVALNMVAGGFLKDLAALGDNTPHNERYERLFEYTNIIKALLRNETVSIDGPYFSLAGARLSPAMPQGLLPRIFVSGSSKAGADVSAGLEAIAVNYPPSPDDLGEPVAKGSFARVGIISRDTEEEAWAVADKRFPPDRHGEMVHKMATAVSDSVWHATLADMAQKRSAQSGPYWLHPLKTYKTFCPYLVGSHDQIGAHLARYRQAGFAGFILDVPQSEEDLQFATQAFRQSSRQVAVNTSS, encoded by the coding sequence ATGATCCTATTCTATACCACCTGCCCACCGTCAACGGCGTTTGAAGGCCGGGATTATCTGGCTGAAGTCGGCAAGATCGCCCGCTGGAGCGAAGACGCCGGCGCACAAGGCATGCTGATCTATACTGACAACAGTCTCGTTGATCCCTGGTGCGTGGCGCAGGCGGTGCTTGGCGAAACGTCGCGGTTGCTGCCGTTGATTGCCGTTCAGCCGGTTTATGCGCCGCCTTTCAGCATCGCCAAGCGCATTGCGAGCCTGGCCTGTCTCTATGGTCGTCCGGTGGCGTTGAACATGGTCGCGGGAGGCTTTCTCAAGGACCTTGCCGCTCTCGGCGACAACACCCCGCACAATGAGCGCTACGAGCGGCTTTTCGAATATACCAACATCATCAAGGCGTTGCTGCGCAACGAAACAGTGTCTATCGACGGTCCTTATTTTTCGCTGGCCGGGGCGCGGCTGTCGCCTGCCATGCCACAGGGCTTGTTGCCAAGAATCTTTGTTTCGGGCTCATCGAAGGCAGGGGCCGATGTCTCTGCCGGCCTTGAGGCCATCGCGGTCAACTATCCGCCGTCGCCCGATGACCTGGGCGAACCCGTGGCAAAGGGCAGTTTCGCCCGTGTCGGCATCATTTCCCGCGATACGGAAGAAGAGGCCTGGGCGGTGGCTGACAAGCGCTTCCCGCCCGACCGGCACGGGGAAATGGTGCACAAAATGGCAACCGCTGTGAGCGATTCCGTCTGGCACGCCACGCTCGCCGACATGGCACAGAAGCGGTCCGCACAAAGCGGCCCTTATTGGCTCCACCCGCTCAAGACCTACAAGACATTCTGCCCCTATCTGGTCGGCAGCCATGACCAGATAGGAGCGCATTTGGCGCGTTACCGCCAGGCCGGCTTTGCCGGATTCATCCTCGATGTTCCGCAAAGTGAGGAGGATTTGCAATTCGCAACTCAGGCATTCCGGCAAAGCAGCAGGCAGGTAGCGGTGAACACCTCTTCTTGA